In the genome of Xanthobacteraceae bacterium, one region contains:
- a CDS encoding crotonase/enoyl-CoA hydratase family protein, which translates to MSLPKYTLISNPWFVPPENYGEAYRAPVPASFPNQHFSELDVEFDNSTRACWCYMKPKGRPSYTRGMLRDLDSLQQAIKKACADARPGETPVQYFVLGSRIPGIFNLGGDLNSLARFIRTRDRHALMSYARACIDVLHNNAIGLDIPVMTVALVQGDALGGGFESALACDFIVAERHAKFGFPEILFNLFPGMGAYSLLSRRLDAARAEQMILSGRVYDAEELHAMGLINILAEPGEGETVLRDYLANRGRRFTSQCAVYQARRKTHPLPYEELRDIAEIWVETALQLKEIDLRKMERLVAAQDKRRAAGGSLRPVSS; encoded by the coding sequence ATGAGCCTTCCGAAGTACACCTTGATTTCGAACCCGTGGTTCGTCCCGCCAGAGAATTACGGCGAGGCATACCGCGCGCCGGTTCCCGCCAGTTTTCCGAACCAGCACTTTTCGGAACTCGACGTCGAATTCGACAATTCGACGCGGGCCTGCTGGTGCTACATGAAACCCAAGGGGCGGCCCAGTTACACGCGCGGCATGCTGCGCGACCTCGACTCGCTCCAGCAGGCGATCAAGAAAGCCTGCGCCGACGCGCGGCCTGGCGAAACGCCGGTGCAGTATTTCGTGCTCGGCTCGCGGATTCCCGGCATCTTCAACCTCGGCGGCGACCTGAACTCGCTGGCCCGCTTCATCCGTACCCGCGACCGGCACGCGCTGATGAGTTACGCGCGCGCCTGCATCGACGTGCTTCATAATAATGCGATCGGGCTGGATATTCCGGTGATGACGGTCGCGCTGGTGCAGGGCGATGCGCTCGGCGGCGGCTTCGAATCCGCGCTGGCGTGCGACTTCATCGTCGCCGAACGGCACGCAAAATTCGGATTTCCCGAAATCCTGTTCAACCTGTTCCCCGGCATGGGCGCCTATAGTCTGCTCAGCCGCAGGCTGGACGCCGCACGCGCCGAGCAGATGATCCTCAGCGGACGCGTTTACGACGCGGAAGAGCTACACGCGATGGGGCTGATCAACATTCTCGCCGAACCGGGCGAAGGCGAAACCGTGTTGCGGGACTATCTCGCCAATCGTGGGCGGCGCTTCACTTCGCAATGCGCAGTCTATCAGGCGCGGCGCAAGACGCATCCCCTGCCCTACGAGGAGTTGCGCGACATCGCGGAGATCTGGGTCGAGACGGCGCTACAACTGAAGGAAATCGACCTGCGCAAGATGGAGCGGCTGGTCGCGGCACAGGACAAACGCCGCGCGGCGGGCGGCTCGTTGCGCCCGGTCAGTTCGTAG
- a CDS encoding type II secretion system F family protein — protein sequence MQAFSDKLAALWSSPATVVSALIFFAATALALGIMSVIRNRAELKRRAAAIVVDIPGRQNDAANKRSLRFASITAAQKLIEYTTKHYAAADDGNMKVLRRRLIEAGILDPRAPGFFFIARTVLAIGFAAAAMPVVPNLLPDLTSSWFWMLVMCAGMMGYMTPSLYLGRRIATSQTEHRAGFPDFMDLLVVCADAGLSMEASLDRVGRELSDSYPSLSANVHMATLEIRAGRTLGEALEHLAERLGLEEARAFATLLQQSAELGSSLTDALRVYSDDMRHKRLSLAEEKAYSLPAKLSVPLVLCIFPVLVIVTMLPAYVRVKYGPF from the coding sequence ATGCAGGCGTTCTCCGACAAGCTCGCAGCACTCTGGTCCAGCCCCGCAACCGTGGTGAGCGCGCTTATTTTCTTCGCCGCCACCGCGCTGGCGCTCGGCATCATGTCGGTGATCCGCAACCGCGCCGAATTGAAGCGACGCGCCGCAGCAATCGTGGTCGATATTCCCGGCCGTCAGAATGATGCCGCCAACAAGCGCTCGCTTCGCTTCGCCAGCATCACCGCCGCGCAGAAGCTGATCGAATACACGACCAAGCACTACGCCGCGGCCGACGACGGCAACATGAAAGTATTGCGCCGCCGTCTGATCGAGGCGGGTATTCTCGATCCGCGCGCACCGGGCTTCTTCTTTATCGCGCGCACGGTGCTTGCCATTGGTTTTGCCGCGGCTGCGATGCCGGTCGTGCCGAACCTGTTGCCCGACCTCACCAGTAGCTGGTTCTGGATGCTGGTGATGTGCGCCGGGATGATGGGCTATATGACGCCGAGCCTTTATCTCGGACGCCGCATTGCCACGAGCCAGACCGAGCATCGCGCGGGCTTCCCCGATTTCATGGACCTTCTGGTCGTTTGCGCAGACGCGGGCCTCAGCATGGAAGCGTCGCTGGATCGCGTCGGGCGCGAACTATCCGACTCGTATCCGTCGCTCAGTGCGAACGTACACATGGCGACCCTCGAAATCCGTGCCGGCCGCACCCTCGGCGAAGCACTCGAACATCTGGCCGAACGCCTCGGCCTTGAGGAAGCGCGCGCCTTCGCGACGCTGCTCCAGCAATCCGCCGAACTCGGCTCCAGTCTGACCGATGCGTTGCGCGTCTATTCCGATGACATGCGCCACAAGCGTCTCTCGCTGGCGGAAGAGAAGGCATACAGCTTGCCCGCCAAGCTCTCGGTGCCGCTGGTGCTGTGCATCTTCCCGGTGCTCGTCATCGTGACGATGCTGCCGGCCTATGTCCGGGTGAAGTATGGCCCGTTCTGA
- a CDS encoding response regulator produces METAANKPSLIGFLKSRLRNRPDGEHEMVINRVAISALILIYLGGAAMFGTIVPREAVILTTLFFGISFAFLAHMLYQPGVSVPRRVTAIFSDLGFLSWGIHAGDEALSLLYPIFLWIIFGNGFRFGLPYLFGSMLVAVAGFSAVVATTEYWASHPKLAYGLIGGLVILPLYAATLIKKLQQAKSEAEQANKAKSLFLASVSHEFRTPLNAVIGMSDMLRDTKLNAEQLDMTQTIRGSARTLLAQINEILNYSRIEAGQMPDQSVDFDLHSVMGQVRSMLSAQAKEKGVRLSLHVTPQTPRMLHGNSRALHDILTNLAANAVKFTGHGNIVIAAHALEQKDGTARLRFEVSDTGIGIAPAAIGKIFESFTQADESIIDRFGGTGLGLAIVKQLVERQGGRIGVESELGKGSTFWLELGYRTPEQGVDAAQMPDLASSRVILLTRNNETGTHIEKIIESANAVVEVARSPGQACDQASLPSTGNIRRTIVIIDDSQLGTDRAAVSSMLYRLHDTGNLSLILVSGETADALPALPVRFDYASVVAAPVTQEALAAALTAASAGEADDSESDEVEKQVSNRKLSVLVADDNKTNQKVIAKILERAGHDVSIVENGEQALDAMQAKAFDIALMDVNMPVLNGIEATKLHRFASLGKPRLPIIALTADATPETKQRCEEAGMDACVIKPIEPARLLNIIDTIVGARTVSDQEAFTESETVKRITSHPKFRNADSSSIDTRALSDLESLGGATFVRELIADFNRETASLLLDLKRSIESGDVTALREELHALRSGAANIGARRIYKMCLAWRHIGERELASHGTEYLRKLNAEFERVRDALIAYAEDKPETAEATLKA; encoded by the coding sequence ATGGAAACGGCAGCAAACAAGCCCTCGCTGATCGGATTTTTGAAGTCGCGCCTGCGCAATCGCCCTGACGGCGAGCATGAGATGGTGATCAATCGTGTCGCCATCAGCGCGCTGATCCTTATCTATCTCGGTGGCGCGGCCATGTTCGGCACGATCGTGCCGCGCGAGGCCGTGATTCTCACGACGCTGTTCTTCGGTATTTCTTTCGCATTCCTCGCGCACATGCTCTACCAGCCCGGCGTATCGGTGCCGCGGCGTGTGACTGCGATATTCTCCGATCTCGGTTTTCTGTCCTGGGGCATTCACGCCGGCGACGAAGCGCTTTCGCTGCTCTATCCGATCTTTCTGTGGATCATCTTCGGCAACGGCTTCCGCTTCGGCTTGCCCTATCTGTTCGGTTCGATGCTGGTTGCGGTGGCTGGTTTCTCCGCGGTAGTCGCGACAACCGAGTACTGGGCCTCGCACCCGAAGCTCGCTTACGGCCTGATCGGCGGGCTGGTTATTCTGCCGCTTTACGCCGCGACGCTGATCAAGAAGCTGCAGCAGGCAAAAAGCGAAGCCGAGCAGGCGAACAAGGCAAAGAGCCTGTTCCTTGCCAGCGTCAGCCATGAATTCCGCACGCCGCTGAACGCCGTGATCGGCATGAGCGACATGCTGCGCGATACGAAGCTCAACGCCGAGCAACTCGATATGACGCAAACCATCCGCGGCTCCGCGCGGACGCTGCTTGCACAGATCAACGAGATTCTGAACTATTCCCGCATCGAAGCGGGCCAGATGCCGGACCAATCCGTCGACTTCGATCTGCACTCGGTCATGGGGCAGGTGCGCTCGATGCTCAGCGCGCAGGCGAAGGAAAAAGGCGTACGTCTCTCGTTGCATGTAACGCCGCAGACGCCGCGCATGTTGCACGGTAATTCGCGAGCGCTGCACGACATTCTCACCAATCTCGCCGCCAATGCGGTGAAATTCACCGGTCACGGCAACATCGTGATCGCAGCCCACGCGCTCGAACAGAAAGACGGCACCGCGCGTCTTCGCTTCGAGGTCAGCGATACGGGTATCGGCATCGCGCCCGCGGCAATCGGCAAGATTTTCGAGAGCTTCACGCAAGCCGACGAATCCATCATCGACCGTTTTGGCGGTACCGGCCTCGGCCTCGCGATCGTCAAACAACTGGTCGAGCGCCAGGGCGGCCGCATCGGCGTGGAAAGCGAACTCGGCAAGGGCAGCACGTTCTGGCTCGAACTTGGCTATCGCACCCCGGAACAAGGCGTGGATGCCGCGCAGATGCCGGACCTCGCCTCCTCGCGTGTCATTCTTCTCACGCGCAACAACGAAACCGGCACGCATATCGAAAAGATTATCGAGAGCGCGAACGCTGTTGTAGAAGTCGCGCGCTCGCCAGGTCAGGCTTGCGATCAGGCTTCGCTTCCTTCCACCGGCAACATTCGCCGCACCATAGTCATCATCGATGACTCGCAGCTTGGCACCGACCGCGCTGCCGTCAGCAGCATGCTGTATCGCCTGCACGATACCGGTAATCTGTCGCTTATACTGGTAAGCGGTGAGACCGCAGATGCGCTTCCGGCGCTTCCGGTCCGCTTCGATTATGCCTCGGTCGTTGCTGCGCCGGTTACGCAAGAGGCGCTCGCGGCTGCGCTGACCGCTGCATCCGCCGGCGAAGCCGACGATTCCGAGAGCGACGAAGTCGAGAAGCAGGTCTCGAATCGCAAACTATCGGTGCTGGTCGCCGACGACAACAAGACCAACCAGAAGGTGATTGCCAAGATTCTCGAACGTGCCGGCCACGACGTCAGCATTGTCGAGAACGGCGAGCAGGCGCTCGATGCCATGCAGGCCAAGGCATTCGACATCGCGCTGATGGACGTGAACATGCCGGTGCTGAACGGCATCGAGGCGACCAAGCTTCACCGCTTTGCTTCGCTCGGCAAGCCGCGCCTGCCGATCATCGCGCTGACTGCGGACGCGACGCCGGAAACCAAGCAGCGCTGCGAAGAGGCGGGCATGGACGCCTGCGTCATCAAGCCGATCGAACCGGCACGCCTGCTCAACATCATCGATACGATTGTCGGCGCCCGCACCGTGAGCGATCAGGAGGCTTTCACGGAAAGCGAAACCGTGAAGCGAATCACCTCGCATCCGAAGTTCCGCAATGCCGATTCTTCCTCGATCGACACGCGCGCCCTGTCGGACCTCGAGTCGCTCGGCGGCGCAACTTTCGTCCGCGAGTTGATCGCTGACTTCAACCGCGAAACCGCGAGCCTGCTGCTAGACCTGAAGCGTTCGATCGAATCCGGCGACGTGACGGCGTTGCGCGAGGAGTTGCACGCCCTGCGCAGCGGTGCCGCGAATATCGGCGCACGCCGCATTTACAAGATGTGCCTGGCCTGGCGTCACATCGGCGAGCGCGAGCTTGCCTCGCACGGCACGGAATATCTCCGCAAGCTGAATGCCGAGTTCGAGCGCGTCCGCGATGCGCTGATTGCCTACGCCGAGGACAAGCCGGAAACAGCGGAAGCGACGCTGAAAGCCTGA
- a CDS encoding type II secretion system F family protein: protein MPFELDQIHLFYFLAAVSAIVFAEAIYLFFYNKASYRSHLNRRLSLMKHQPNREHILVQLRRERSLSAHGAYASGLISLNRLVLQSGARITVGRFIVICAVLSVATFGGVWFFRESLLQAILAAGFAGFILPMMVLRSKRNRRHKAFGAQFPDAIDIIVRSLKAGHPVPVAISMVAREMPDPIGSEFGMVSDEVTYGADLETAMRNLYFRVGQDDLPLFVTAVAIQGSTGGNLSEILGNLSAIIRLRFKMRRKVKALAAEGKFSAIILSGLPIAMFAILQSMTPDFYGKIWHVEVTKIVLGCAAAWMAAGNYVMYRLVNFRI from the coding sequence ATGCCGTTCGAACTCGACCAGATTCATCTCTTCTATTTTTTGGCGGCGGTTTCCGCGATCGTGTTCGCGGAAGCGATCTATCTGTTCTTCTATAACAAGGCTTCGTATCGCAGCCATCTGAACCGGCGGCTCAGCCTGATGAAGCATCAGCCGAACCGCGAGCATATTCTGGTGCAGTTGCGCCGCGAGCGCTCGTTGAGCGCGCACGGCGCCTATGCGAGCGGACTGATCTCGCTGAACCGGCTGGTGCTGCAATCGGGCGCGCGCATCACGGTCGGCCGTTTCATCGTTATTTGTGCGGTGCTGAGCGTCGCTACTTTCGGCGGTGTCTGGTTCTTTCGCGAAAGCCTGTTGCAGGCAATTCTTGCCGCAGGCTTCGCCGGGTTCATATTGCCGATGATGGTGCTGCGTTCGAAGCGCAATCGCCGTCACAAGGCATTCGGTGCGCAGTTCCCCGATGCCATCGATATCATCGTGCGAAGCCTCAAGGCCGGTCATCCGGTGCCGGTCGCGATCTCGATGGTTGCGCGGGAGATGCCCGATCCCATCGGTTCCGAGTTCGGCATGGTGTCCGATGAAGTGACCTACGGCGCCGATCTGGAGACGGCCATGCGCAATCTCTATTTCCGCGTGGGTCAGGACGACCTGCCGCTGTTCGTGACCGCGGTTGCGATTCAGGGTTCGACCGGCGGCAACCTGAGTGAAATTCTCGGCAACCTGTCAGCCATCATCCGCCTGCGCTTCAAGATGCGGCGCAAGGTGAAAGCGCTCGCGGCGGAAGGAAAGTTCTCGGCGATCATTCTCTCCGGCCTGCCGATTGCGATGTTCGCGATCCTGCAAAGCATGACGCCGGACTTCTACGGCAAGATCTGGCACGTCGAAGTCACCAAGATCGTGCTTGGCTGCGCTGCCGCGTGGATGGCGGCCGGCAATTACGTCATGTACCGGCTCGTGAACTTCCGGATCTGA
- a CDS encoding type II and III secretion system protein family protein — protein MSDRINGRFARNFRRVLVSLLATAIAGASPLAAVSAGSAQAQMQRVKFHPGHKTSQVRVPVGKSENIRTNTSFLDIVVGDPEVADVMPLTDRTLSVLGRKIGLTRISVYGEGKVLVGVFDIEVSHDTQQIAAAIRAQFPEAKVRVSTVNGRILLAGLVTDGIMLDRIMTFAKQFSPDVINSMSVAAPQQVMLEVRFVEASRNAGRELGVRWDVVGNNIAATAGTAGLLSGSTPFGVAIGTLLNKGVRVDAMIQALEDRGVARRLAEPNLVALSGDTASFLAGGEFPFPVAAQNNQITIQFKKFGVGLAFTPTVLSGGLINLKIEPEVSQLDPTNTVQVGNVSIPSIIVRRATTTIELRDGQSFAIAGLLQSNTTTAAAQLPWIADVPVLGTLFRSAQYQKKETDLVIIVTPRLVQPARPGDRLRTPLEATVPPNDNDLFVNGRMEVTPADIRKMYGPVAQRPQVGHMLDLPEVPNGAQ, from the coding sequence ATGAGTGACAGGATCAACGGGCGTTTCGCCCGTAATTTCCGCCGCGTGCTGGTCTCGCTGCTGGCAACGGCGATTGCGGGCGCCAGCCCGCTCGCGGCCGTTTCCGCAGGCAGCGCGCAGGCGCAAATGCAGCGCGTGAAATTCCATCCCGGTCACAAGACGTCGCAAGTGCGCGTTCCGGTCGGCAAGTCCGAGAACATTCGCACCAACACTTCTTTCCTCGACATCGTGGTCGGCGACCCTGAAGTTGCCGACGTCATGCCGCTCACCGACCGCACGCTCTCGGTGCTGGGCCGCAAGATCGGCCTCACCCGTATTTCGGTTTACGGCGAGGGCAAAGTGCTGGTCGGCGTGTTCGACATCGAGGTTTCGCACGATACGCAGCAGATCGCGGCCGCCATCCGCGCCCAGTTCCCCGAAGCGAAGGTCCGCGTCTCGACCGTGAACGGCCGCATCCTGCTGGCTGGTCTGGTCACCGACGGCATCATGCTCGACCGCATCATGACCTTCGCCAAGCAGTTCAGCCCTGACGTGATCAATTCGATGAGCGTGGCAGCGCCGCAGCAGGTGATGCTGGAAGTGCGCTTTGTCGAAGCCTCGCGCAACGCAGGCCGCGAACTCGGCGTGCGCTGGGATGTGGTCGGCAACAATATCGCGGCGACCGCGGGCACTGCCGGTTTGCTTTCGGGCAGCACGCCGTTCGGCGTCGCAATCGGCACGTTGCTGAACAAGGGCGTGCGCGTCGACGCGATGATCCAGGCGCTCGAAGATCGCGGCGTTGCGCGCCGTCTGGCCGAACCGAACCTCGTCGCGTTATCCGGCGATACCGCAAGCTTCCTCGCGGGCGGCGAGTTTCCGTTCCCGGTCGCGGCGCAGAACAACCAGATCACGATTCAGTTCAAGAAGTTCGGCGTTGGCCTTGCCTTCACGCCGACCGTGCTTTCCGGCGGCCTGATCAACCTGAAGATCGAGCCGGAAGTCAGCCAGCTCGATCCCACCAACACGGTGCAGGTCGGCAACGTTTCGATCCCGAGCATCATCGTGCGCCGCGCCACCACGACCATCGAATTGCGCGACGGCCAGAGCTTCGCCATCGCGGGTCTGCTGCAATCGAATACGACGACCGCCGCCGCACAGCTTCCCTGGATTGCCGACGTTCCGGTGCTGGGTACGCTGTTTCGCAGCGCGCAGTATCAAAAGAAAGAAACCGATCTCGTCATCATCGTGACGCCGCGGCTGGTGCAGCCCGCGCGCCCCGGCGACCGGCTGCGCACGCCGCTTGAGGCAACCGTGCCGCCGAACGACAACGATCTTTTCGTCAACGGCCGCATGGAAGTAACGCCCGCCGACATCCGCAAGATGTATGGCCCGGTGGCGCAGCGTCCTCAGGTCGGCCACATGCTCGATTTGCCGGAGGTGCCCAATGGCGCGCAGTAA
- the cpaB gene encoding Flp pilus assembly protein CpaB, whose translation MIVVAVVFGALAVFVAQSWLNSQNDARIKNMPAPQVVKTRTIVVADAPLRFGVELSRQNLREVPWPDAAIPDGAFASVEALLGQGKRTVLLAIAPNEPILATKITGAGQRATLSAVLTPGMKAVTLRVSDIEGVAGFVLPGDRVDVMLTRIGERGGNGSSDIVLQNVKVLAIDQIADDRVDKPAVVKAVTLEVDTVDGQKLVLAGSSGTLSLALRKAGDLAVDPTRQITLDDLNKQQKKKDTKNSGFSTISVMRGNKKENYSVPAEQQPLTNSAVNQGVIQ comes from the coding sequence ATGATCGTGGTAGCCGTCGTGTTCGGCGCGTTGGCGGTGTTCGTCGCGCAGTCCTGGCTGAACAGCCAGAACGACGCGCGCATCAAGAACATGCCGGCTCCGCAAGTCGTCAAGACGCGCACCATTGTCGTCGCCGATGCACCGCTACGTTTCGGCGTCGAACTCTCCCGCCAGAATTTGCGCGAAGTGCCGTGGCCGGACGCCGCGATTCCGGATGGCGCTTTCGCATCCGTCGAAGCGCTGCTCGGACAAGGCAAGCGCACCGTGTTGCTTGCGATTGCGCCGAACGAACCGATCCTCGCCACCAAGATCACCGGCGCGGGTCAGCGCGCCACGCTATCGGCGGTGCTGACGCCGGGCATGAAGGCGGTAACGCTGCGCGTCAGCGATATCGAGGGCGTCGCGGGCTTCGTGCTTCCCGGCGACCGCGTCGACGTGATGCTCACCCGTATCGGCGAGCGCGGCGGCAACGGCAGCTCCGACATCGTGCTCCAGAACGTGAAGGTTCTCGCTATCGACCAGATCGCCGACGACCGCGTGGACAAGCCCGCGGTGGTGAAGGCGGTAACGCTCGAAGTCGATACGGTTGACGGGCAGAAGCTCGTCCTCGCGGGTTCGAGCGGCACGCTTTCGCTCGCGTTGCGCAAGGCCGGCGATCTAGCGGTAGATCCGACCCGGCAGATCACGCTCGACGACCTGAACAAGCAGCAGAAAAAGAAAGACACGAAGAACAGCGGCTTCTCGACCATTTCGGTCATGCGCGGAAATAAAAAAGAAAACTACAGCGTGCCTGCCGAACAGCAGCCGCTGACCAACAGCGCAGTCAACCAGGGAGTCATCCAGTAA
- a CDS encoding CpaF family protein encodes MLGRFTSRSAVAASNPAPETVAEHTPLVPSLLENLANTPEPEPAGAQNLLLTSKMLDAKVRLHRKVIEEFNLSAMEKLPEEEVRRQVYNMVSQFTKAERIALNAHELDEFVSEIIDEMTGLGPIEPLLKDPTINDILINGPECVFVERMGMLESTPVRFKDEPHLLRIVNKIVSAVGRRVDESHPLCDARLLDGSRVNVAIRPIAVDGPLVSIRKFSKKPFNLNKLIDIGAIRPQMAEVLAAAVKARVTLLISGGTGSGKTTMLNALSAFISEKERLVTIEDAAELQLQQPHVGRMETRPPNIEGKGEIRQRELVKNALRMRPDRIILGECRGEEAFDMLQAMNTGHEGSMATIHANAPREAISRLEQMIGMAGMPMTIASIRGQIASAVRMIVQLQRLSDGKRKVTSIAEITGMEGDILQMQEIFQYKRTGTAADGTVEGEFRATGVRPRFLADLVARGINIPGIYFDPAQPL; translated from the coding sequence ATGCTGGGCCGTTTCACTTCCCGCAGTGCTGTCGCCGCTTCCAATCCTGCGCCTGAGACAGTGGCGGAACACACGCCGCTGGTGCCTTCGCTTCTCGAGAATCTCGCGAACACGCCGGAACCCGAGCCAGCCGGTGCACAGAATCTTCTGCTGACCAGCAAGATGCTCGACGCGAAAGTGCGCCTCCATCGCAAGGTGATCGAGGAGTTCAATCTCTCAGCCATGGAGAAGCTGCCGGAGGAGGAAGTCCGTCGGCAGGTTTACAATATGGTTTCGCAGTTCACGAAGGCGGAACGTATCGCGCTCAACGCGCACGAGCTTGATGAATTTGTGAGCGAGATCATCGACGAGATGACCGGCCTCGGTCCCATCGAGCCGCTCCTGAAAGATCCGACCATCAACGACATTCTCATCAACGGGCCGGAATGTGTTTTCGTCGAGCGCATGGGCATGCTGGAATCGACGCCGGTCCGCTTCAAGGATGAGCCGCATCTCCTGCGCATCGTGAACAAGATCGTGTCCGCGGTCGGCCGCCGCGTGGATGAATCGCATCCGCTTTGCGACGCGCGCCTGCTAGACGGCTCGCGCGTCAACGTCGCAATCCGCCCGATTGCGGTGGACGGCCCGCTGGTCTCGATCCGTAAGTTCTCCAAGAAGCCGTTCAACCTGAACAAGCTGATCGACATCGGCGCGATCCGGCCGCAGATGGCCGAAGTGCTCGCGGCCGCCGTGAAGGCGCGCGTGACGCTGCTCATCTCCGGCGGTACCGGTTCCGGCAAGACTACGATGCTGAATGCGCTTTCCGCGTTCATCTCGGAGAAGGAACGCCTCGTCACCATCGAAGACGCCGCCGAATTGCAGCTTCAGCAGCCGCACGTCGGCCGCATGGAAACACGCCCGCCGAATATCGAAGGCAAAGGCGAAATCCGGCAGCGCGAACTGGTGAAGAACGCGCTGCGTATGCGTCCCGACCGCATCATCCTCGGCGAGTGCCGCGGCGAGGAAGCCTTCGACATGTTGCAGGCGATGAACACCGGCCATGAAGGCTCGATGGCGACGATCCACGCCAACGCACCGCGCGAAGCGATCTCGCGTCTCGAGCAGATGATTGGCATGGCCGGAATGCCGATGACGATTGCGAGTATCCGCGGTCAGATTGCATCTGCCGTGCGCATGATCGTGCAGTTGCAGCGCCTCTCCGACGGCAAGCGTAAAGTCACGAGCATCGCGGAAATCACCGGCATGGAGGGCGACATCCTGCAGATGCAGGAAATCTTCCAGTACAAGCGTACCGGCACCGCGGCCGATGGCACGGTGGAAGGCGAGTTTCGCGCGACCGGCGTGCGTCCGCGCTTTCTCGCCGATCTGGTCGCGCGCGGCATCAACATTCCCGGCATTTACTTCGATCCGGCGCAACCGCTCTGA
- a CDS encoding response regulator receiver protein: protein MNANNKKPDSATNVVLISTDADFRQMVVDTFATHPQIALDQFDTGISGAPDAALNAAAVVVVDLDASKDDQIAELAQLTTRPGIAPMVVVTEFFDENVARRLLQIRVADFLVKPVAPIELVRACARAAKAPPPGEPVAEAEIFTFLPAAGGVGVTSIAIQSALLLQGTSKRGSSTCLVDLDFQHGAVADYLDLEPRLDLSEIEPRPERLDRHLLEVMLTRHSSGLSVIAAPHRPAEMRSFDPVMVTRLLDLVSANFRYVVIDMPRTWFSWTDSVLLGSNKLFIVSEMTIPGLRHAKKLVSAISERHGENCNPQVIVNRFEQRMFVPGLKHGDIESALGKSFAGTLPNNFRIVREAIDRGVPLEEVKPGNNVTMALRKLIMPHAAAKSETGGLKRLFARAG, encoded by the coding sequence ATGAACGCGAACAACAAGAAACCGGATTCCGCGACGAATGTCGTGCTGATTTCGACCGATGCCGATTTCCGGCAGATGGTCGTCGATACATTCGCGACGCATCCGCAAATCGCTCTCGACCAGTTCGATACCGGCATTTCCGGCGCGCCTGATGCCGCGCTGAATGCTGCGGCGGTCGTCGTCGTCGATCTCGACGCCAGCAAGGATGACCAGATCGCCGAGCTTGCGCAGCTCACGACGCGGCCCGGCATCGCGCCGATGGTAGTTGTCACCGAATTCTTCGACGAGAACGTCGCGCGCCGTCTTCTACAGATCAGGGTCGCGGATTTTCTGGTGAAGCCGGTCGCGCCGATCGAACTGGTTCGCGCTTGCGCACGTGCGGCGAAAGCGCCGCCGCCTGGCGAGCCGGTCGCAGAGGCGGAGATTTTCACGTTCCTTCCGGCTGCCGGCGGCGTCGGCGTGACCTCGATTGCGATTCAGTCTGCGCTGTTGTTGCAGGGAACTTCCAAGCGCGGTTCGTCGACCTGTCTGGTCGATCTCGATTTCCAGCACGGCGCAGTCGCCGACTATCTCGATCTGGAGCCGCGCCTAGACCTCAGCGAAATCGAGCCGCGCCCGGAGCGCCTCGACCGGCATCTCCTCGAAGTCATGCTGACGCGCCATTCATCGGGCCTTTCGGTGATCGCCGCGCCGCACCGTCCTGCAGAAATGCGCTCGTTCGACCCGGTGATGGTGACGCGCCTGCTCGATCTCGTTTCCGCTAATTTTCGCTACGTCGTGATCGACATGCCGCGCACATGGTTTTCGTGGACCGACAGCGTGCTGCTCGGCTCGAACAAGTTGTTCATCGTCAGCGAAATGACGATCCCCGGCCTGCGCCACGCGAAAAAGCTCGTCTCGGCGATCAGCGAGCGCCATGGCGAGAACTGCAATCCGCAAGTCATCGTGAATCGCTTCGAGCAGCGCATGTTCGTGCCCGGCCTGAAGCACGGCGATATCGAGTCCGCGCTCGGAAAATCCTTCGCGGGAACGCTGCCGAACAATTTCCGCATCGTGCGCGAGGCTATCGACCGTGGCGTGCCGCTGGAGGAAGTGAAACCCGGCAACAACGTCACGATGGCGCTGCGCAAGCTCATCATGCCGCACGCAGCGGCAAAAAGTGAGACAGGCGGCCTGAAACGTCTGTTCGCGCGGGCAGGGTGA